TATAACTTGATTTCTATTTTGTATCCAAATCATCTAAATTGGAAAAGTAAATAAAGCTTTTAGATTCCCTTTTCTGGATGCTTACATGGTTCCTGATATTTAGAaggtactttctttttctttcctctttcttcttctctagcTCCCTCCTCATCACCTACTCCATCTGCTCCCCGACTTCCTCTGTAATTACTGGATAACTAAGTAGAGAAGGAGGCCAGGAGAATGTGGAAATGTGAAACTTCCCTAAGCCTCTACCTTTTTCCCTTTCCACCAGTCTTTGGCTTTACCCAATGGACTCTCTGACCTCAGGGAACTTTTGTAGGCTTTTGAGTGATTTTAACTTTTCCCTGTTTTACTGTGGAATGCTGTATCCTGTGGTCTTTGGTATTTTTGTTCCGTGTTATTGTATATTATGCTATTTAGGTAGAAACTTCATAGAATGCACCTTAGTTTTATATAATCCATGCTAGATTGCTTTGTACATTAGTATCCATTACAAAGTGATAATAATGAATAAGTTAATACTGTCTGAATGCAGGCCAGTCCCAAATATGGTCTTTCTGAGATGAAGATCCTTAATTTGCTGTGCTCaaagttttaattctttttggttctaatatttttttctcctcttttttttgcTATAGTCACTAAATTCCAGAAGCACATGATTGGTATATGTGTCACGTTGACAGTCATACTTATGTGTTctattttcatctataaaatctTCAAGATTGACATTGTGCTTTGGTACAGGGATTCCTGCTATGATTTTCTCCCAATAAAAGGTATAATTGTGCATTCCATGCAGTTTTTCTTGTTGGAGATAGGGGATAGTTAGGAGATGTAGAAGATGACTAAGAGggtttttatttaagttctaaaATGAAAAGTGGCATACACAAGAATATTAGTTATTCTTACACAGAATTATAGTTTTATAACTCATTAGGCTGAATATCATTGTTTTCTAAGTTCCTGCCTCAACATTCATATTGGTAGAATAAACAGGTATTTAGAGCATCTGTTTATAAATTCAGTTATGCATAAGCCATTGGGAGGCCTTGCTCTGTGATGAGTAGGACAGACGTAGATCTTACcttaatgaaagaaatgaaatgactaGATCTTTGTGCATCAGGGAggtcctctctcttttgtttgtttaaacttTGCAAAAAAAAGGAATACCACAATGtctaaaaaaaatgaatggatagAATTCAGGGCTGAGACCTTTGGGGAAGAAGATGAGAACAGTGAGACTTTAAGGATGGCTCTATACTAAGAGTATACGAGGCAGCCTCCCAATACAAGAGCAAATTTGCTGTAAAACACAAGAAATAGAAACCTTGTAAGAGATGAACACTTTTTAAAGGGATTATATTTTTGGTATTGCTGCTTCAGTCATGCCATTgtacaaaaaaagatgaatagtTCATTACGAAATGAATGTTTGTGATATTAACTTTATCAAATCTCTTATTTTTGCCTTGTGGTtctaaatacattatatttttcctttagctTCAGATGGAAAGACCTATGACGCATATATACTGTATCCAAAGACCATTGGGGAAGGGTCTACCTCTGACTgtgatatttttgtgtttaaagTCTTGCCTGAGGTCTTGGAAAAACAGTGTGGATATAAGCTGTTCATTTTTGGAAGGGATGACTACGCTGGGGAAGGTATGTGTGTCATGGAACAAAGTAAAGGCTTATTGTTATAAAACTACTTAGTAAAATGTGGATTCCATCTTTCCAGAAGATTGTGGCATAGGGgtatatatttcacaattttaagAACCTCTTCAGAAGTGTAtgatgatttttacatttattaaatgcaaAGTATTTACTTCTTGCATATTTTGTCAGAGCAATAATTAAGTGATTTTCACTTTGTTTTGAAAAACTTAATGACTAGTTAAACCCAACAGTTGCTTTACAACTGATACAATAAAACAGGAGTGGTAGAGATCAAATGATTGaatagtaagtttttaaaattccaacaaAGTTTTCTGAGTTCTAAATGACATATTTGTCTTTTGAGGGCCAATTTTTGAATTTGTCTATAAAACGGGAGgtttgcagtggctcatgcctgttatctcagcactctgggaggcaagggtgagagggtcgcttgagctgaggagtttgaggctgcagtgatccaagatcatgacactgcactccagtgtgagcaacagaacaagagcctgtctcttaaaattaattaattaattaatttaaaaaatgggaaactcCTTTAATTTTAAGTAAGGCAAGAAAGAGGCGTTAGGAGCCATAGGGTTGGGAAAAGTCATGCGTGGCTTTGGTTCAGGAGAGAATGATGATAAATAGAAATTTACTTACTATATTTTGCTTCCTGTTTTTCAGACATTGTTGAGGTCATTAATGAAAACGTAAAGAAAAGCAGAAGACTGATTATCATTTTAGTCAGAGAAATATCAGGCTTCAGCTGGCTGGGTGGTTCATCTGAAGAGCAAATAGCCATGTATAATGCTCTTGTTCAGGATGGAATTAAAGTGGTCCTGCTTGAGCTGGAGAAAATCCAAGACTATGAGAAAATGCCAGAATCGATTAAATTCATTAAGCAGAAACATGGGGCTATCCGCTGGTCAGGGGACTTTACACAGGGGCCACAGTCTGCAAAGACAAGGTTCTGGAAGAATGTCAGGTACCACATGCCAGTCCAGCGACGGTCACCTTCATCTAAACACCAGTTACTGTCACCGGCCACTAAGGAAAAACTGCAAAGAGAGGCTCATGTGCCTCTCGGGTAGCATGGAGAAATTTCCAAGAGTTCTTTGGGTGCCTCCTATCTTATGGCGTTGCAGGCCAGGCTGTGCCTCATGCTGACTTGTAGAGTTCATGGAATGTAACTGTATCATCCTTTATCCCTGAGGTCACCTGGAATCAGATTGTTAAGGGAATAAGCCATGATGTCAATAGCAAGCCAGGGCACTTCGGAGTAGAGGGCTTGGGAAGATCTTTTAGAAAGacaataggctgggtgtggtggctcacgcctataatcccagcactttgggaggctgaagtgggtggatcaccaaaggtcaggagttcgagactagcctggccaacatggcaaaacctcatctctactaaaaatacaaaaattagctgggcatggtggtgcacgcctgtataatcccagccacatgggaggctaaggcaggggcattgcttgaacccgggagacggaggttgcagtgagctgagttcgggccactgctctctagcctggcaacagagtgagactccatctcaaaaaaaaaaaaaaaaaaaaaggcaataaatgcCCTCTCTGAATGTTTGAACTGCCAAGAAAAGGCATGGAGACAGCAAACTAGAGGAAAGGGCATGCAGGAAATGGCCACCGTCTATAGATGGCTTTGTTAAGTCATCCACAGCCCAAGGGCGGGGCTGTGCCTTGTCTGGGGACCCCGTGGAGTCACTGGCCCTGGAGCGGCTCTCCTGAGAGGTGCTGCAGGCGAAGTGAGACTGGCACCTCACTGAGGAAGGGAGATGTATTCTTGGAGAACTTTCCATCTGCTTGCATTTTCCATACACATCTCCAGGCAGAAGTTAGTTTCCAAAGACcgaattttattttacatatgttgaaaGCTCACTTCAGTGAACAAAGGGATTCTTCGGTATTCCAAGGTTTTGAAGTCATCTTAGCTTTCCGTAGGAGAGACAGAACTTAAAAAAGCAACAGTAGCAGGGAATTGATCCACTTCTTAGTGCTTTCCTCCCTGGCACGACCATCCTGTCCTTTGTTATTATTCTGCATTTTACATCTTCGGAGGGACAGCTCCCTAATGGCTTCGTCCCTCCGCAATGTCCCTTGCATAGCCCACACATGAACCGTCCTTCCTGTGATGCTGCTCTTCTGTCATCCCGCTCCTGCTCAAACACCTCCCGCGGGCTCCACCTGTTGGAGCTGAAGCCCATGCTCTCCCACCAGCACGTCACTCCCAGCCCGCCTCCCTGCCCGGTCCTCCAGCCTCCCCTTGCTGTCCTGCTGTCTGAATTCCCAGGTTGGCCTGGTGGCCATGGCACCTGCCCCCAGCACTCCTCTGTCTCTGCTCTTGCCtgtcccccttcctcctcctttgcctAAAAggctttctcttattttctccaGCTGATCAGAATTTTACCGAAATTCAGAACATACTCCAATTCCACAGTCTCCAGGAGACTTTCCCTAAGAGGCGACTCCCTCTCCAGCCCTCTCTCTCTGGTCAGGCCCACGGCAGAGACAGCAGTGAGCACGTCAGGGAGGCTGGTCTCCCTCCAGCTGGAATCGCTGCTCTCTGAGGAAGAGGCTGTGGGTGGCTGTCTCTGTCCCTTACTGCCTTTCAGGAGCAATTTGCACATGTAACATAAATTTATATAGTGctttatgtttaaaaacattccccaattatcttatttaatttctgcaattattttaattttatatatagagaaagtgacctatttttttaaaaaatcacactcTAAGTTCTATTGAACCCAGGACTTGAGCCTCCATTTCTGGCTTCTAGTCTGGGTTTCTGAGTATTTGATTTCAGGTCAATAATGGTCCCCCCTCACTCCACACTGGCGCATTTGTGAGAAGAAATGACATTTTGCTAGAAAGCGACCGGGTCTGGGAATGCTTTTATtcaagataccaaattccaaacttctgaatgttggaattttcaaaaattatgtttAGATTTTATGAAAAACTCTTCTACTTTCATATATTCTTTCCCCAGaggcaaacatttcttaaaatgtttcattttcattaaaaatgaaagcatgtttttttttttttttgtatagaaaaaatatttttaaaaatgggatgaCAGGCCTCAGAATAACTGGAGAAACCCTGCAAAACCACAAAGCCAAATTTATATGCCACCAATTGCAGGACACAAGCACAGGTTTAAGAGTTGTATGAACATGGGCAGGACTTCTGGTTTTTATATTTCTCGTATTTAATATGGGTGAACACAAATTTTTCTTTGGAATAATAATATTCCTCCTAAACAAAAACATATTGAGTTGAAGTCTCTGACTCTTGCCTTTCCACTTGCTTTCTCCTGGGTCCACTTTGCCTGTTTTAAGGAACAGTGCTGTTCTGGAGCTGCTGTTCCAACAGACAGGGCCTAGCTTTCATTGGGCACACAGACTGCAGCCAGAAGCCCATGGATCAGGGATGTCACGTCCCGAAAAGCCTATTAGAagttttacaaatttaattttgtgGATTATTTTAGTCTGTCATCTAGAAAATGTGTGAGCACGCATAGTGCCAAGCAAGCAAGCCAATTCGGAAACTTAGGTTAGTGACAAAATTGGCCAGGGAGTGGGGGTGACGAGGACCAAGAATTACAAGTAGCATGGCAGCTGGAATGTAAGGAAGGACAAGAATCAGTGGATAAGCCTGGGTGGAGGAGGATCCGAACAGAAAAGTGCAGAGCCATTCCCCATCGTCCAAGGGTTGGATTCTGGAGGAAGAAGACACATTCCTAGCTCCCCGTGAACTTCCTTTGACTTATTGTCCcccactaaaacaaaacaaaaaacgtttCATACCTTCCACTTTAATTAGATTTTCTTGCAGTTTttaatggcatttttaaaaagatgcccTAAGTGGTGAAGAAGAGTTtgcaaatgcaacaaaatatttaattaccGGTTGTTAAAACTGGTTTAGCACAATTTATATTTTCCCTCTCTTGCCTTTCTTATTTGCAATAAAAGAAAAGGTATTGAGCCATTTTTTAACTGACATTTTTGATAAATTATGTTTGTACTAGCTTATGATggagtttaaaaaaatctgtttatataATTTTGCAGCAGAAgccaaatttttgtatgttaaaacACCAAATTTGTGTACAGCATGCATCACGGATCAATAGACTGTACttattttccaataaaagttTCGAACTTTGTACTGAGTGTTATCCTTGAGAATCTGTTCTTTGTCTGGTCCACAGCTTACCTGCGCATCTGCACATTCCCAGGCCTGAACAAGGTGAGGAGACCTGCTGCAGAGTTCTTCCTGTTGcgtggagggggtggggaggcgctggaggaggggaggggggtaGAGGTCAGAGGCTATTGACCTAACAGTGAGCCCTAACTCCCTTCTTCTAGCTCAACTCTACTCCCTCTGCTCACCTGCTTCTAAAATGGATTAAAATGTGAGCCTTATCATTAACTGTTTATTGGCTTCTTACCAATTTACTATTAACTTACCACTTTACCTGTCCAAAAATGATGAAAGGGATATTTGTATAgacttttacattttacaaagggcttttatttatttttttcctttgacccAGAAGGTGGGTAAAATTGGTGAACTTGCTGTCCAAAATGCATGCTCTAAAGCTTGTTAACTCTGATGGTCAGAGATGACACCCAGTCAGTGCCTCCTTACCTCACGGCAATGCTAAAGGGCAGGTGACTCTGTCAGTACCTGGGGAGAAGGGGCAGGTTGACTTAGAGTCTGAGTCCACTATGAATGAACACTGCCTCCACCATCTACCTGGGGTGAAACTTTAGGCAAAGTATTTGAGCCTCAATTTACTCATTACATAGGTATAATATCTAACTCATAGAATTAGGATTAAAAAGATTAAACATATTATGAAAAGTCTAGTGCTTAGCCTAAAGCTGGTTCTCAGAAAATGGTTGCTTTGTTAGTAGCAATTCTATGAATTGCTTATCTGAAGTCCTattagaatctgcaaatggaagGGATAGAGAGGAGTTATAAATTAGAAACGACAATTGACAACTAGGGACAAAGTACACAATGTCAAATTGAAGTTGTATAACCACAGAGGCCAGGAGCCCTGTCCAGCCCACAGCCCCTCCACCAGCCCCCAGCCTGAAAGAGTGTTTCTCACTGGAGGAGTTCAGGGAGCTTTGCACCACATTTTGGTTATGATACCAGATAATGTGCAAACCATTAGGAAAATCAGTGCTAACCACCATTTAAAAGTCatcctttttcctctcttcatCAGGTAACTTTTCCCCAGTAAATGCAAAATAGATTTTTAGGGAGTCTCTGGAATTATTTTACAGCAGGAATGCCATCTGGTGGAA
This region of Rhinopithecus roxellana isolate Shanxi Qingling chromosome 17, ASM756505v1, whole genome shotgun sequence genomic DNA includes:
- the IL1R1 gene encoding interleukin-1 receptor type 1 isoform X2, yielding MEFFKDENNELPKLQWYKDCKPLLLDNIHFSGVKDRLIVMNVAEKHRGNYTCHASYTYLGKQYPITRVIEFITLEENKPTRPVIVSPANETIEVDLGSQIQLICNVTGQLSDTAYWKWNGSFIDEDDPVLGEDYYSVENPANKRRSTLITVLNISETESRFYEHPFTCLARNTHGMDAAYIQLIYPVTKFQKHMIGICVTLTVILMCSIFIYKIFKIDIVLWYRDSCYDFLPIKASDGKTYDAYILYPKTIGEGSTSDCDIFVFKVLPEVLEKQCGYKLFIFGRDDYAGEDIVEVINENVKKSRRLIIILVREISGFSWLGGSSEEQIAMYNALVQDGIKVVLLELEKIQDYEKMPESIKFIKQKHGAIRWSGDFTQGPQSAKTRFWKNVRYHMPVQRRSPSSKHQLLSPATKEKLQREAHVPLG